A region of the Arctopsyche grandis isolate Sample6627 chromosome 10, ASM5162203v2, whole genome shotgun sequence genome:
AGAACAGTTCTCAGTGGAAGGTAGCATATTTGCTTCATAATTAatattggttgtggctatttgcaggtactatatctgcgacaggcgcaaagccttctgcgcatgcgcgtgaacttataatccgattataatttcttaaatttaatgtatgctacacttatttaatcaatcgttcattatacatgaggcaaataaattttgcagatatatgtagtacctgcaaatagccacaatcattaatattctggttttcttcgtctattttggttTCTAACAAGTTCACAAATTTGATCATATGCTCCATTATCTGTTGCAACAGAGTAGATTTGTTTGATATCGatgttatatttttctaaaagtatcaaaaaaatatttttactattcatTTCTGTATCTTTGTCCAATAAATTCTACATATCATTCCCAAAGTATATATATTACCGAACcgaaaaaaatatcggttcggtTTCAGTTTTCTTTCCGGTTATTCCGGTTTCCGTTTTAGGTTCGGTTCGGGTTCCTGGTAAGAtataacaaataatattttatgttacattccttataaattgttattttaggTCCGAATGCACCTTTTGAATGGATCAAAAGATGTGTTCAGAATTTAGCTCCCGATGATGAAGACAAGGAAAAACGTGGAAAAATTCTTTTGGGTTTAAACTTCTACGGAAACGCCTATTCCCCAGAAGGTGGTGGTCCAATAGTGGGACATGAGTATATCAACTTGTTGAAAAGTTCCAAAGGTGTTATGAAATATGACGAAAAAAGTGTAGAGCATTTTATTGATATCAAgtcagtattatattttttatttgaaaatatttctcgaaattatgaataattttaaatttaatttaatttttacagagGGTCCAAAGGTAGGAAAATCGTTTTTTATCCTACTCTGTATTCAATTCAACGACGAATTGATTTGGCGGTTGAACTTGGTACTGGAATCGCCATTTGGGAGATCGGTCAAGGCTTagactatttttatgatttattttaagtCCTTTTTTGTCCACCCCATTCGATGGGATTTCATTATGACGTGtcgattttgtatataaaatcatgTTCACAATTCGAATTAGCATTAAGTTCAATTTGAATACTTACAATGTGTGCGTCTGAACAAAAGACATTATTCTAGTCTTATTTGagtgttttataaatatttaatgtatctCTATATAAAAATGCATGTCAAATCCAGTTGTTTTTatcggtttatattacacaaTCATTCCAAGATACATAGtatagatatttttactttatttatttagaatatgTACTCGTATTTTGCTTATGCTTCTGTGTGCACTTTACCGAGCAATAATCAATATgaaatagatttaaaattacttatgtataatttcatttgttcagttatttataaatttttgtttatcaATAAAATGTGTATGAAAACAAtactttgtattattttataatagtttattatatgaaaaacttCTTATATACAAGGTAAGTTGGATTCAAATGAATTCTTATTtaactttaatatatttaattataccaATATGTTggtataattaaatatgaaatatcaccatttttcaaatacatatataaatataagtgacaataaaaacttttttaaagtattgaGTCATTCAATTTCAAATGTCATATAAAAACGTTTATAATCATTCAACCATACAACATTTGTAATTGTTTTTAGATATGCATTTTTCCACTCTTAAGATTATTTACATCATACAATCATCTATCAAAACTAAACAACCAGTTCTTCTATGATAGTTTATAGCCACATACGACCAGGTTGTGTGGCATTATGTGTAGTAACATGTTATTTGTACAATTAGATCAATTTAAAGGCCCGTCACTTAGCCGGCAGCAACCTTTGCTCTACCTTTGAATTCCATCATCACCTGTGGACCCTTGATAATTCTGTGCATTAATTCCCAGCACACTTTTGCAGGCAATAAGCtggaatatgtaaatataacacGATTAATCATTGGTGAGTTATTGAtattctgaaaattttaatatgttaacCGTCTATACCACTTCAGAGGAAGTAACAATCTAAAGCTATCTGGCATCACACAATTGACTTCATTTCTTCTCACAGATGTAACGATGGAGTCAGCAACGTAGTCTGGCTCCAGCATCGGCTTCAAGTACGGAGTACATCCTTCAAACATGCCTGTGTTTATAAAATATGGGCAAACCAACGTTAGGTGAATGTAATCATGTCCTTGTGCctgaaattgatattaaaagTTGTACACACATTTaagaaatttaatatgaaatttttgtggatatatctTCAAATACCCTCAATTCTGAAAAGAGACTCTCGTGGAAGGCTATCGTTGCTGCTTTCGTAGCACTATAATCTGTACAAAGATACATGCCGAGCATACCAGCTACAGATCCAATGGTTACAATGTGACCACGTCGCTTAGCCAACATGTCAGGTAAAAATGCTTTTACAATCTGTAAAGTAATAGTAAAATAGAATGGctcacataaaatatataaataatcttaaTCTAATGAAAATTCTTACCCAATAATGAGCGAGAATGTTAACTTTGTACGTATTTTCAATGTTAACATCAGGTAAATTCAAAAGTGTATTTCCACACACAATAGCAGCATTGTTGATCAATAAATCTACTTCACCGACCTATAAAAAACATACACTCGTACATTTATATAAGCAAGTATACATCCATTGCATGCGTAAGATCAATTATTAATAAGGGTTTACCTCAATTTTAACCTTTTTAGCAGTGCTGTATACTTCGGCTCTATCGGCTACGTTACATACATAACAGTGTGCTTCAAAGCCTTCAGATTTTAACAGTTCGCTAGTTTGTTTCAAGCCTATTGAATAATGCAAAATAGTAATTACTGAAAAACATTAggatacgtatataaatattatacaatgcaGTGGGTGACAAATGTACATTTGAAAACTGAtgtacaaatgtaacatttgaaAACTGCAAAATGTACACAATGAAAATTACAGATATTAACGAAACTTGTGCAGCGTGTGTAatcgaatataaatatacgtaaCTTTCATACTGGTTTGATATTGGTTTATATCAAGAAAATTCTAATGCTAGTTTGCGAAATTACTTCcgtattatgtaaattaaaatatgtttaataaCCTTGTGAATTATACTCAATTAAATTTTCGAAGGATTTATGGAGCTTCACTTCAAGTATCTACATAATTAGTGACCTTTCTTTTGAAGACTTCATACTATGTAAATGGAAGTCATATACATAAAGCACGCATCCGCCTATCCTGAATCATAATTCTAGAGTTAATGTTTTATGATtggcttatattttttttttttggatatctTGGAAGTAATTTCATGAACTAttaggacaaataatagacatgtccggtagtaaagaagatgaaataaagagacgtatgaaattacataggatggagtgcatttggatgaaggaatgccgtttttaaataaaaaaatgccactgcctgaagaaaaaaccTTTCaccaatgtgttttgccagtgatgacgtatgtatgtatcagagatgtaataataatagaggggcccttacgaataaataattgttgtcaattttacgcggtacgtctctataaatacgttaCATCggacggaatacaatcggatcaatttacttataaaaatgtatcccatgttgtttattgtgtgtttttgaatgtattgtgcaatttttaccgatgcttgcccatcttgcgagttatataaacaaacagaaaagtttttatcggatatacgtcgagcaccaagcgtaaattcgactgatgctaaaattatttatatctgtccgtggacagaatgtcacttgacaacaaaataacatctaaagccacttctattaatattacatttctctggtatgtatgtgaaactCAGACATTAAACgccaaaatgctacacaaagtccagtgCATAATTTCGTCgttatgcttggcataacgacgaaacatgacaagggtagtggatagattgaagagattgaaatagcaataggCGGGACAcatggctagaataatggacgaaaggtagacaaaataagtgctagaatggtacccgagagaatacaaaAGGGTGAAAGATaaaccgcaaggaagatgggtagacgaaattaggaaaatgtgtgggatgagatgagggttgccagatttccaaaatcacagatcggaacattcactatttcgaacgatcaaaaaaaaagttatgaagaaattaagaaaaagtattcttaattaaattatattgtatgtacatatgtatataaataagtacatacatacatacatatgtagaagagaacatgtaaaaaaaaagtcacaGGAATcacagttattaaaatatattggatACAATTACaggaattacattttgttttaaatgcaaaaaattatgtaatcAATGCATAATCAGTTTTATCAAAAGTTTTTTACTAGCTTTTATCTTGTTTCAAAATATGGTTACCAGCTTTGCTTGATAAAAATTTTCTAAAGTCATTACAATTGCATTAATTCAGCTTCTACGGTTTCTAACAAtaatctgtttcttttctttctcTAGGTTGCACTCATTAGACTAAATATTCTTTCGCAAATTGCAATGGAATGTAGAATTGAGAGGATGTGGgccacaattttatacaaattattgcaaGTGGAATGAtctgtaaaaaatattatccatttCTCATATATTGGTTTTTTCTCGTTTGCTTCagtaaaaaattgtttaataaacaGACTATCTTCATATAGAAGGtcaacatttcaaataatttaaaatataatttcgaaagagactttgtaactatgtatgtaaggtttgggtgggagtaTCGAAAACAAATATAGTTTAATaacgtttctatgacgacgatatcgatgtcgttgaatattgtttttttttcgattcaaataaatttaataaaaaaatgaatgtttattattacattagtCATTTTGAAGCGGTTTATAGCCGAAGAATGTAGCGGAAgtatgttggagaggccttcatccaacagtggatggtgaatggctgtagatgatgatgatgatgatgatgatgatatagccagcagcatagctcggtcgttaagcttctgcttagcgtcgagaggtgccgggttcgatccctggcccgggcctcgaatgaaaatgaatttttcagagtatgctgttggtcagacctggatttgtgactccaggttgatcgtttcctgtcagagtttgcacaatttctctgatttcattgttgaaacggttcccggaaaaaaaatggctaaaaatccttcctacctactatgtcaccactatttgaagtatgattgatgtacactaaaaatgtatgttcatagatgtctcgtttatttgcgagtttttcagtgtctcgtaattcaacgatttgtaataaaaatgctgcatttgtaattgtaattgtaatttgtaattggctaggaaggtgcattgggatttacctgtaaggccttcctggtatatatgtatgaaaaaaataaaaaataaaataaatatgggtCATAATGATCGGTTAGAAAATTGGGACCGCATTTAACATGCGGCACTTAAATAGCGAAAGTGTGATTATTTTCATACTCAATAAATGAAATGATGTAATTCTTTATTTCTTCATAATAGATGCAACTTTTTAGAATCAATAACGCATCTTATAGAGCATCGGCGTGTTTCTGTTACATTCTTGCCAAACTGAGATGTCTATTTACGCACAACAATTAAGTACACACATGCAATAAATCGAAGTTTGAATTTTAAGCAGTATGCACATTCTTATCGCTCACGAATTGGACGCTTTGTCATATGATTTAAGTGGGTCAAACGTTACTTTTTCATTGGAGCAAAGGTAGCATGTAGTGTTAGTCTACCGCATATTGATTTTCTGCTTTTGTTTGCGTTTTGAGAATTTTTTTGGACGCTTTTTTTAGAAAGTTGTCTGGTCACGCAGTACTCAAAATGAGAGAAAGAGAAAGAAATGGTCGTTTCATAAGGGCCCGGTAACGCGGCAATTGTCAATTGAACTCTGCGAATTTTTGGCTTGTTCGCTAAGTGTTGAATGTATTAAGTTTGTGTAAATAACATTAGACGAAGACAAGCgaccaataataataatgcctCACGGTGAAAAactggtgtgtgtgtgttaggaaaaacaaacattttaagAGGTTTGTTGTGAAATACCTCACTCTAATGTTTGAGAGTTCGGTAAGTAAAATACCTGTTATCGCACAGCTGTTACTTCCGGTAGAATCGGAAGAAAATTCAACCATTCTGTGTGTAAATTTTCCTTACACGTGCATATCGCAGAAATTTTACCTTGACTGTTTGAATTGAACTGATTGTGAACAGTCGGTCGACGAACCGAGATCGTTACATAACTTGGCAATTTTCAATTTCTAGAACGGTATTGAGGCAACTGACCTAAGATTTCTAATGATAATGCAATTCGTTAGTATATTCTAAAGAAGGTGGTGGCAGTTAAACTATTCATGCAAAAAATGCTGTTTTTTAATATGCAAGCttatataaacatgtacatttgttgtttatatattggtacatatgtatatgtatatatgtatatacgtatgcagatgtatgtacatggctTACAACCCATATAGTTTTAcaaccatatatttttttttacatatacatataccaggaaggccttacaggtaaacccgcctgcgccttcctggccaattacaaattacaattaaaatacagcattttcaacaatgaaatcagagaaaattggcaaactctgataggaaaagatcgacctggagtcacaaatatccaagtctgaccagcagcactacagatgtactcagaaaaatacttttcaatcgaggtcagctcatgggatcgaacccggcgcctctcgacgctaagcggaaacttaacgaccgagctatgctgctggctgacaatttaaatttgataattttattttgcaaaCTAGTCTaacaattttgataaaatttgcgCTACTACCATTTTTGGTCATAAAAAATCCATTGAAATAGATcaagataaaataattaaatttttaaagctTTCGATTTTTCAAATGCTTTAAGCTTtaagattgaaattttatacaaatatctatgtatgtgtaatttcTGTGGATTTAAGCCTTTCTAgacattaataattttaatgattgGTTCACTTGTTCCATTAATGGAATATCGAAAGTTTATGAGATCAGTTTGAATGAACGAACGTATAAAATTGAGTGGTGGAAAGTGAAAGGATTTATGCGACTTACTTTCAGATGCgctcaacatttttatttaatttgccgTTGAAGACAATGTTGTAGTCGTCATAAGTATATGAAGTCATGTAAAATGATCGtgcattaatataatatgtcgtATTGTATTACACTACtttctattatattacatatctaCATGTGTATGTCGTTATATGGAGAGTGTGGACAGTACTTACATAAGTAGAGTATAGAGCTGGATATTTcagctaaatattatatttgagagGTTTCCCTCtattaagtattatacatatgaatatatatacgtacatattatgtatatgttacagtcgaagtgtattttcagttgtaatatattccaactcgTGTTTTATGTACGTCATTCATAttagaatacaattcaactggtaaattatatctctaagAGCGCAAATAACAAAGTtctgacagctctgatgtttttacaattgctttataattcaataatgcgataatatttgctagatatttcgaataaaggtaatgagtactatataacgataactctaagagtgttcaaaataaaaatgatgtggcttttcaactcaatttactagtggaGTAACGTTTTTACAAAAACCTAACCTTTTAATCTTACCCGGTACCGGCTAtgattgaactgtattttcagttgtaatatattttgaccaattgCAAAGTAATTCGCCATACTAatcaacttatgtatgtacgtgggatagatggaatatattccaacttgtcaaaatattatataagtattacaactgaaaatacacttcaactataacggtagttggtaccaggtttgatggaatatattctaagtggtcaaaatatattacagctagaagatacatttcaactgtaacatatatatcaATGTTGTTGATCAATGACTAGATGATATAAGAAAAAGTAGTTggttttgcaatattttcatcAACGTTTTAAGCACGCAAAGTAAGAATGATAATgagtattaattattatttcattgagGTTCGCGTGCCCAATCTGTTGACCTCTGGAATAATGAGATAAAACATTATAAACGAGAAAGTATAATAAACGATCGTACTCTTTTTGTATGAAGAAGAGTGTACGGTCATTGAACTTTTGTTGCAAATTGAGATCGAACCAGAATTTGGCATATGCAATGGCAAAAAATAAACGCAAGTTAATTCGTCCTGTGACTTTTTAATACTGTGTAATATTAAatctaaaatgatattttttttcatatttaaccgGTTTTTATGCATCTACTAAAATAATGTTAGATTTGAATagatttgcattattttaattttaattaaattatcggacatacatatatttatgtacatacatacatatatttattaggaATGAAATCAAACGTGATAATCAAAAAACGGTTTTGAAATTATAGATACGTTTCTCTTTTTCTCCATTGATATAAACCGCACACGTGtataaagatatatacataagtaattcATATGTTTTGTAAATTGAATTGCCAACGCCAGGAATTATCAACATTGGCCAGATGTTATACTTACTGGAAAATTAAGCGGTCGATCCCATAATATCATGTTTTtctaatattcataaatatgtatgtcgtttgaaattattaaattattaatatatacaaaaacctgTTAAGTAAAATTGAATTGTGAATATTAGTCTCTACTTGAAGCTTCAAATTCATGTAGACACAAATagtttttaaatcattcaacttttaaattaaaaaaaaaaatttaatgtaaattttagtGTTTTTAAGAATGTGTGTACAAaaatgtttgttaaattaaaaaatttgtatgaTGTAGAAATATTTATGGAAAGTAGTAAACTTCGAAAATTGATAGTTTGCGCCCATGTTCAAATTGTATTagcatattataatacatatatacgtaaatgttATACCGCgtggttcaaaattaataatgcaCATTGGAAATATAATGAGGTACACAGCCTCTGTTCGTTTACATTAAATTCGGGGTCTTTGAACTTTCTTGGAAACTACCCCATTTTATAAAAGTATATTGAATCCATTTGTatggataatataaacataaatatcgAAATTTTGTATTGAGTTGCACACCGATGGAAAGACTTGTTTCTGGATACAAAATTTATCGTAGGGAGAAATATCAAGAGACACATCCATATGAGAATCATTTTTCAAAACATATTTAGGACCGCGTTAGCAAAAATCATCCTCATTTTAAATCAGCGGCGTCATTTGGGGTGGCTGGGGTGGGCTGCGGCCCCCCCGGATTTGAACGGAACTATTCACGTtgtataatgtattattatgaataaaattgtattataaaatggtattgtaaataaaatgatattatgataataacattatagttttcaacatttatttattgctaattttatattttttatctaaaaaaaaagttcaatgtattttcaggagattatttttttaaattataaatataagtttatatccaaatatgttaatagatttttttaaattatttatctatttattttattgataaaaatatgtaaaaaaattattaaaagaaatagttaaaattcatatatgtacactcattttttaaatataatacacccgCCCCTCCCTCCcagaaagtcattccttactggtcaaatATTCCCCCCCCCCTGGGAATAGCTGAAATTTCGCTCCTGTTACATATGAatgatataatttcgaaagagacttagtatgtatgtaacattggttgggtATTCGTAAACAGCacatggggacgggggacagggggcgaaggc
Encoded here:
- the LOC143918070 gene encoding epidermal retinol dehydrogenase 2-like, producing MAEDQKIHGTQARAWRNTENFLQFLRDILIFFCLSTWYILESLCLTLMPKFLRPLKSLRGQVALVTGGGGGLGRLLALRLARLQCTVVVWDIDRDGLKQTSELLKSEGFEAHCYVCNVADRAEVYSTAKKVKIEVGEVDLLINNAAIVCGNTLLNLPDVNIENTYKVNILAHYWIVKAFLPDMLAKRRGHIVTIGSVAGMLGMYLCTDYSATKAATIAFHESLFSELRAQGHDYIHLTLVCPYFINTGMFEGCTPYLKPMLEPDYVADSIVTSVRRNEVNCVMPDSFRLLLPLKCLLPAKVCWELMHRIIKGPQVMMEFKGRAKVAAG